In one window of Candidatus Omnitrophota bacterium DNA:
- a CDS encoding zinc ribbon domain-containing protein: MSQILRCKACNSSTYYIYSQKGTNRYHYYVCLNAQKRGYHVCPTRNVAAHAIENKFMECLRTLVTDNTFDSERWNILTLEQKITRVKSVVKKADFDAHNVTLEIILLNDESHSLPLRIDELKRIPAHKKSIEVGKEPFVRQDLILAHQIRELHEQKGHSLPRIAEWIELAHARVCQTMNMLNLSPDIQEAIIFSDEKRLFKIPEYKMRPITAEGDWQKQRALWDSLLQSIAQ, translated from the coding sequence TTGAGTCAGATCCTCCGGTGCAAGGCGTGCAACTCGAGCACCTACTATATTTATTCACAGAAAGGCACGAACCGCTACCATTACTACGTCTGCCTGAACGCCCAAAAACGCGGATACCATGTCTGCCCCACCCGCAACGTCGCGGCTCATGCCATCGAGAACAAATTTATGGAATGCCTAAGGACGCTCGTCACGGACAACACCTTTGATAGCGAGCGCTGGAATATCCTGACGCTGGAACAAAAGATCACCCGAGTTAAATCCGTCGTCAAAAAAGCCGACTTTGATGCGCATAATGTCACGCTCGAAATCATACTCCTCAATGACGAAAGCCATTCACTCCCGCTACGCATTGATGAATTGAAACGCATCCCGGCACACAAGAAGTCAATCGAAGTCGGGAAAGAACCTTTCGTCAGGCAAGATCTCATCCTGGCCCACCAAATCAGGGAACTCCATGAACAAAAAGGCCATTCCTTACCCCGGATCGCGGAATGGATCGAGCTGGCCCATGCTCGAGTGTGCCAGACCATGAACATGCTCAACCTCTCTCCCGATATTCAAGAAGCGATCATCTTTTCAGATGAAAAGCGTCTCTTCAAAATCCCCGAGTACAAAATGCGTCCAATCACCGCCGAAGGTGACTGGCAGAAGCAGCGTGCACTTTGGGATTCCCTGCTCCAATCGATCGCCCAATAA
- a CDS encoding glycosyltransferase family 2 protein — translation MKLSVLIPCRNEEAAVEKTVDAVVRRLDAAGIACEILAVNDGSSDGTEGVLQSLRARLPMFRYVNNPPPHGFGFAVRKGLEHVQGDAVAIVMADGSDDPEDLVRYARKLEEGYDCVFGSRFIPGGAVTGYPWHKLALNRMGNHLIQRLFGFAYNDTTNAFKCYRRTVIEGTSPLTSRGFELTVELPLKAILKGYSYAVIPVSWVSRKEGISKLNIHEMGSRYCEVIWSLFFKKSSR, via the coding sequence ATGAAACTGTCCGTCCTGATCCCATGCCGCAATGAGGAAGCAGCGGTTGAAAAAACCGTTGATGCCGTGGTCCGGCGGCTGGACGCCGCGGGGATCGCCTGTGAGATCCTGGCGGTGAATGACGGAAGTTCCGACGGCACAGAGGGGGTCCTGCAGTCCCTCCGCGCGCGGCTGCCAATGTTCCGGTATGTGAACAATCCCCCGCCCCATGGGTTCGGCTTCGCGGTCCGCAAGGGGCTGGAGCATGTCCAGGGGGACGCGGTCGCCATCGTCATGGCGGACGGTTCGGACGATCCGGAGGACCTTGTGCGGTATGCCCGCAAGCTCGAGGAGGGATACGATTGCGTTTTCGGTTCGCGTTTTATCCCGGGCGGGGCTGTGACGGGGTATCCGTGGCACAAGCTGGCCCTCAACCGGATGGGGAACCATCTCATTCAGCGGCTGTTCGGGTTCGCATATAACGACACCACCAACGCTTTCAAATGTTACCGCCGGACCGTGATCGAGGGGACTTCGCCGTTGACCTCCCGTGGTTTTGAACTGACCGTTGAGCTTCCCCTCAAAGCCATCCTCAAGGGGTATTCGTATGCCGTCATTCCCGTTTCCTGGGTAAGCCGCAAGGAAGGGATTTCCAAGCTCAATATCCATGAGATGGGAAGCCGGTATTGTGAGGTGATCTGGTCTTTATTTTTTAAGAAATCGTCCCGGTAG
- a CDS encoding heavy-metal-associated domain-containing protein, with the protein MKTSNIEVHDMLSVWSVEEVEDRIGKVPGVESVTVNYAAKSATVRYDETQLEVNDIKSGVRQGGYESGASVPNSAGKGHEGHTAPVAPPATPAPATPKTPPDAPAPAGAAQDKTAPSTTPKPSPATPAAGNAGDKQPNKVMPDKS; encoded by the coding sequence ATGAAAACCAGCAATATTGAAGTGCACGACATGCTGTCGGTATGGAGTGTTGAGGAAGTAGAAGATCGGATTGGCAAGGTACCGGGTGTCGAAAGCGTTACAGTGAATTACGCTGCAAAAAGCGCCACAGTACGCTACGACGAAACCCAACTTGAGGTTAACGATATCAAGTCAGGCGTACGCCAAGGCGGGTATGAATCCGGCGCATCCGTTCCTAATTCGGCAGGTAAAGGTCACGAAGGCCATACAGCTCCGGTCGCGCCGCCTGCAACCCCGGCACCCGCTACGCCAAAAACTCCCCCAGACGCACCTGCCCCTGCGGGTGCCGCACAAGACAAAACGGCGCCGTCAACAACCCCGAAACCATCTCCGGCAACACCTGCAGCCGGTAATGCAGGGGATAAACAACCAAACAAAGTGATGCCGGACAAAAGTTAG
- a CDS encoding carbamoyltransferase — MSTWILGLSAFYHDSAACLVRDGEIVAAAQEERFTRRKHDPLFPENAVRYCLKEAGITARDLNYAGFYEKPFLKFERLLFTYLMHAPRGVRTFLQAMPAWLGGKIFLKDMIGEKLGYSGEILFPEHHESHAASAFYPSPFSDAAILTMDGVGEWTTTSIGAGEGNKITLLKELRFPHSLGLLYSAFTYYAGFRVNSGEYKLMGLAPYGEPKYAKLIRDHLLDLKDDGSFKLDLSYFDYCVGTVMTSPKFHRLFGGPPRRPESPLTQKDMDIARSIQDVTEEIMLKMADHVHRVTGKENLCLAGGVALNCVGNGRILRESKFKNIWIQPASGDAGGALGAAMLIWHQYLRNERRADNVHDRQKGSFLGPDCREEIESFANRAGAVCEKIDAARLPLRVAELVRDQNVVGILRGRMEFGPRALGSRSIIADARSEQMQSVLNLKTKFRESFRPFAPSVLEEKKGEYFDLETSSPYMMLVADVREDKRLSADGGKAEGLGKLKIKRSVIPAVTHVDNSARVQTVAGDVNPFFSAVLSEFDRLTGCPVMINTSFNVRGEPIVCSPEDAYRCFMCTNMDYLVMGDYLFDKKHQPDRDKYKLEEISRVLD, encoded by the coding sequence ATGAGCACCTGGATCCTCGGACTTTCAGCTTTTTATCATGACAGCGCGGCCTGCCTTGTCCGCGACGGGGAGATCGTCGCGGCCGCGCAGGAAGAGCGCTTCACCCGGCGGAAGCACGACCCGCTTTTTCCGGAGAACGCCGTGCGGTATTGCCTGAAAGAAGCCGGGATCACGGCCCGTGACCTGAATTATGCCGGATTTTACGAGAAGCCCTTCCTGAAATTCGAGCGGCTGTTGTTCACCTATCTGATGCACGCGCCCCGAGGCGTGCGGACGTTCCTGCAGGCCATGCCGGCCTGGCTGGGCGGAAAGATCTTCCTCAAAGACATGATCGGCGAAAAATTGGGGTACTCCGGCGAGATCCTGTTCCCCGAGCACCACGAATCCCACGCGGCCTCGGCTTTCTATCCGTCTCCGTTTTCCGACGCGGCCATCCTGACCATGGACGGCGTGGGCGAGTGGACAACGACCTCGATCGGCGCCGGAGAGGGCAACAAGATCACACTGCTCAAGGAACTGCGTTTTCCCCATTCCCTGGGATTGCTGTATTCGGCGTTCACTTACTACGCGGGGTTCCGTGTCAATTCCGGGGAGTATAAGCTCATGGGACTGGCGCCTTACGGGGAACCGAAGTATGCAAAGCTCATCCGGGACCATCTGCTGGATTTGAAGGATGACGGTTCGTTCAAGCTGGACTTGTCGTATTTCGATTATTGTGTGGGCACGGTCATGACCAGCCCGAAATTCCACCGGCTGTTCGGGGGGCCGCCGCGCAGGCCCGAGAGTCCCCTCACGCAAAAAGACATGGACATCGCCCGGTCCATCCAGGACGTGACCGAGGAGATCATGCTGAAAATGGCGGACCATGTCCACCGCGTCACCGGAAAAGAGAACCTGTGCCTGGCCGGCGGGGTGGCCCTCAATTGCGTGGGCAACGGCCGGATTTTGCGGGAGAGTAAATTCAAGAACATCTGGATCCAGCCGGCATCGGGAGACGCGGGCGGGGCCTTGGGCGCGGCGATGCTCATCTGGCACCAGTATTTGCGCAATGAACGGAGGGCGGACAATGTCCATGACCGGCAGAAGGGCTCGTTTCTCGGCCCGGACTGCCGCGAGGAGATCGAATCTTTCGCGAACAGGGCGGGCGCGGTCTGTGAAAAGATCGACGCGGCCCGTTTGCCTTTGCGGGTGGCCGAACTGGTCCGCGACCAGAACGTGGTCGGGATATTGCGGGGGCGGATGGAATTCGGCCCGAGGGCCCTGGGCAGCCGCAGCATCATCGCCGACGCCCGGTCCGAACAAATGCAGAGCGTCCTGAACCTCAAGACCAAATTCCGTGAATCGTTCCGCCCGTTCGCGCCGAGCGTGCTGGAGGAGAAAAAGGGCGAGTACTTCGATTTGGAGACGTCCAGCCCTTACATGATGCTCGTGGCGGATGTCCGCGAGGACAAGCGGCTGTCCGCGGACGGCGGGAAGGCCGAAGGGCTCGGGAAATTGAAGATCAAGCGCTCGGTGATCCCGGCCGTGACCCATGTGGACAACTCCGCGAGGGTCCAGACCGTTGCCGGCGACGTGAACCCGTTCTTCAGCGCCGTGCTCTCCGAATTCGACCGGCTGACAGGGTGCCCGGTGATGATCAACACGTCTTTTAACGTTCGGGGAGAACCGATCGTCTGCTCGCCGGAAGACGCCTACAGGTGTTTCATGTGCACGAACATGGATTATCTGGTGATGGGCGATTATCTGTTCGACAAAAAACACCAGCCGGACAGGGACAAATACAAATTGGAAGAAATTTCACGGGTCCTGGATTGA
- a CDS encoding DUF5676 family membrane protein, producing the protein MGAINVKKLGLAVGLTFVILRSGCVIVLLTTTREQSVLFFNTLLHGLDVSSILRTGMSALEMTYGIIQIFILGWLTGASIASIYNFHLIKFDNEAKSMNI; encoded by the coding sequence ATGGGTGCCATCAATGTTAAAAAGCTTGGATTAGCCGTGGGATTAACTTTCGTCATTTTACGCTCGGGATGTGTAATCGTTCTTTTAACAACCACCCGAGAACAGTCAGTTTTATTTTTTAATACGCTCTTACACGGGCTTGATGTCAGTTCGATTTTAAGAACGGGAATGTCTGCCTTGGAAATGACCTATGGAATTATCCAGATATTTATTTTGGGATGGTTGACTGGAGCAAGTATCGCAAGTATTTATAATTTCCATCTTATTAAATTCGATAACGAAGCAAAATCAATGAACATATAA
- a CDS encoding isoamylase gives MTLREKTSFRWAAAEGLPFPLGATKIEEEDAYNFALYSKHAGSVTLLLYTERDIVAPVFEYQFDYLKNKTGRIWHCRIPLVSMKDASYYAYRIDGPQPNGRFEWHWFDRDKILIDPYAKSVFFPPAFDRLTAVRHGSNAGKSPLGVLAGDSERFDWQGDHRPQHEADTVIYELHVSGFTKNPNSGVKDEARGTFAGLVEKIPYLKDLGVTVVELMPVFQYDPSDDNYWGYMPLNFFSPHHGYLSDRTGKAQHNEFRDMIKALHQANIEVVLDVVYNHTGEGDHTGPVYSYKGIDNSTYYLMADRQGAPYENFSGTGNTLNCANRYVRKMIMDSVRHWAHAMHVDGFRFDLASLFTRNQDGSVNVSDAPLLSDMASDPDLAHLRLIAEPWDAAGVYQLGRAFPGIMACQWNGRYRDDLRRFVKGDPGMTAALMRRLYGSDDLFPDDRMNAYHPHQSVNYLASHDGFTLYDLVAYNQKRNSANGHGNTDGMAENHSWNCGWEGDDGAPPEVMKLRKRQIKNFCCLLFLSNGTPMLRAGDEFMHTQAGNNNPYNQDNEVGWIDWGRLQANPDMFRFFKRMIAFRKAHPSLARSRFWREDVRWYGVGHDADLAYDSRSLAFALHGGSQQDIDIYVMINAYGKELTFQIQEGATNSWRRVVDTSLESPFDFLEPGNESPLQSLHYRVPGRAVVVLVRDKDGGSPQ, from the coding sequence ATGACGTTACGTGAGAAAACATCGTTTCGGTGGGCGGCTGCGGAGGGACTTCCATTTCCCCTGGGCGCGACAAAGATAGAAGAAGAGGATGCCTACAACTTCGCGCTTTACTCGAAGCATGCGGGAAGCGTCACATTGTTGCTCTATACCGAGCGCGACATTGTTGCTCCCGTATTTGAATATCAGTTCGATTACCTTAAGAACAAAACCGGCAGGATCTGGCATTGCCGCATCCCCCTTGTGTCAATGAAGGACGCGTCCTACTATGCGTACCGCATCGACGGACCTCAGCCCAATGGTCGATTCGAGTGGCACTGGTTCGATCGCGACAAAATCCTGATCGACCCCTATGCAAAGTCTGTGTTTTTTCCCCCGGCTTTCGACCGGCTCACCGCCGTCCGGCATGGTTCGAACGCAGGCAAGTCGCCCCTGGGTGTCCTTGCGGGCGACAGCGAACGCTTCGACTGGCAAGGCGACCATCGCCCTCAGCACGAGGCCGATACTGTCATCTACGAGCTACATGTCAGCGGATTTACCAAGAATCCCAACTCCGGAGTCAAGGATGAAGCGCGCGGAACATTTGCGGGCCTGGTAGAGAAAATCCCGTACTTGAAGGACCTTGGCGTCACCGTGGTGGAGTTGATGCCGGTGTTTCAATATGACCCTTCCGATGACAACTACTGGGGCTACATGCCGCTGAACTTCTTTTCCCCCCACCATGGCTATCTCAGCGACCGCACGGGTAAGGCGCAACACAACGAGTTTCGCGACATGATCAAGGCGCTGCACCAGGCGAATATCGAGGTGGTCCTCGACGTCGTCTATAATCACACGGGAGAGGGCGATCACACGGGTCCGGTCTATAGTTACAAGGGGATCGACAACAGCACCTACTATCTGATGGCGGACCGACAGGGTGCGCCCTACGAAAATTTCTCCGGCACCGGCAACACGCTCAATTGTGCAAACCGCTACGTACGCAAAATGATCATGGACAGCGTCCGTCATTGGGCACACGCGATGCATGTCGACGGATTTCGCTTCGACCTTGCTTCCCTCTTTACCCGAAATCAGGATGGATCGGTCAATGTAAGCGATGCACCGCTGCTCAGCGATATGGCCTCCGACCCGGATCTGGCACATCTGCGTTTGATTGCCGAGCCCTGGGATGCCGCCGGGGTGTATCAACTGGGCCGGGCGTTTCCGGGGATCATGGCTTGCCAGTGGAACGGCAGATACCGGGATGATCTCCGTCGCTTCGTCAAGGGGGATCCCGGAATGACGGCGGCCTTGATGCGCCGCCTGTACGGCAGCGACGATCTTTTCCCCGACGATCGGATGAACGCCTATCACCCACATCAGAGCGTCAATTACCTCGCCTCTCACGACGGATTCACCCTCTACGATCTGGTTGCCTACAACCAAAAGCGAAACTCGGCGAACGGCCACGGCAACACAGACGGAATGGCGGAAAACCACAGTTGGAACTGCGGCTGGGAAGGGGACGATGGCGCACCGCCGGAGGTCATGAAACTGCGCAAGCGACAGATCAAGAATTTCTGTTGCCTGCTGTTCCTCTCGAACGGAACGCCCATGCTCCGTGCGGGAGACGAGTTCATGCACACCCAAGCCGGGAACAACAATCCTTACAATCAGGACAACGAAGTGGGTTGGATTGATTGGGGCCGTCTGCAAGCGAACCCGGACATGTTCCGCTTCTTTAAACGCATGATTGCGTTTCGCAAGGCACACCCGTCGCTGGCGAGGAGCCGGTTCTGGCGTGAGGATGTCCGTTGGTATGGGGTGGGCCACGATGCCGACCTTGCATACGATTCTCGCAGTCTCGCCTTTGCTCTGCACGGCGGATCGCAACAGGACATCGACATCTATGTGATGATCAACGCCTATGGGAAGGAACTGACTTTTCAGATACAGGAGGGCGCAACGAATTCGTGGCGGCGAGTGGTTGATACCAGCCTCGAAAGCCCGTTCGACTTTCTCGAACCCGGTAACGAAAGCCCATTGCAGTCGTTGCATTATCGAGTACCGGGCAGGGCCGTTGTCGTGCTGGTCCGCGACAAGGACGGGGGTTCACCGCAATGA
- a CDS encoding DUF5989 family protein, with amino-acid sequence MSKLSILAEFWFFLKAKKHYWLVPLALVLLLLGLLMVFAQGSSLSPFLYTFF; translated from the coding sequence ATGTCCAAACTTTCCATTCTCGCCGAATTCTGGTTTTTCCTGAAAGCAAAGAAGCATTACTGGCTGGTGCCGCTGGCCCTGGTCCTGCTTCTGCTGGGACTGCTGATGGTTTTCGCGCAGGGTTCATCGTTGTCGCCATTTTTGTACACATTCTTTTAA
- a CDS encoding GIY-YIG nuclease family protein, whose product MYTVYSLISQKDGRIYVGITSDFERRIKEHNAGKTRSTKGFRPWQLLCLQSVESRIAARELEKKWKSGAGKEYLKLIKLERL is encoded by the coding sequence ATGTATACCGTTTATTCGTTGATATCCCAAAAAGATGGGCGTATTTATGTTGGGATAACATCGGATTTTGAACGCAGGATCAAAGAGCACAATGCTGGAAAAACCAGGTCCACCAAGGGGTTTCGGCCCTGGCAGTTGCTGTGCCTGCAAAGTGTTGAGAGCAGAATTGCAGCCCGGGAACTTGAAAAGAAATGGAAATCCGGGGCCGGTAAAGAATATTTAAAATTGATAAAACTTGAGCGCCTGTAG
- a CDS encoding heavy metal translocating P-type ATPase, with protein sequence MKTSVIEIHGMLSVLSVEEVEDRIGKVPGVESVTVNYAAKSATVRYDETRIEVADIKSGVRHQSDQESAVSAPAAPLDDDSKEKIKAEVPLAPPVVKPPEEKVKAETQLPASDAKAKVPDMPMSKASAAPKSATADPAGKGHEGHTAPGEPSPMSSDMAHEMGHSGKDLPAMVRDMRNRFWICLIFTVPIFIYAPKGGFFKPPAPPFGLELNLWLFFFASAAIIYPSWPFFVSAWRGLKKGILGMAALIVLSVGTGYLFSIGSTFFFKGGGQFFEAASVLLVFILLGHWLEMRARAGASSAINALMNLTPAMANVIRNGTEIEVPTAEVLADEIVVIRPGNKIPVDGTIETGESLVDESMLTGESMPVQKGPGATVIGATINKSGSFRYKATKVGADSALAQIVKLVQEAQNSKAPAQLLADKAAQWLVISAIVIGLVTFGVWFWMIGQSLLFAVTLTITVFVIACPDALGLATPMAVMVSTGLGAKNGILFKNASALEDATKLNIIVFDKTGTLTVGQPEVVEIVTADGVTEDVVLIAAAAVEQGSGHPLAQAIVRRAANLTVTPPTGFESLDGMGARAETAGGTVFLGNRLLMDTQKLALGPLEAEATRLQGDGRTVVHVSQAGLVIGLIGIADAIRPTSKAAVAKLRQRKIEVVMLTGDNAVTAKRIAADLGIDSILADVLPAQKAEKVKQLQATGKKVGMVADGVNDAPALTQANVGFAIGAGTDVAMESADVVLMKSDPYDIVAAIELSRATLRKMHQNLGWAVGYNLIAFPLAAGVLYPFVLSPEVAALSMSGSTLIVAINALMLKRTKLAGIRQPGKIAAPGTPDVAAKKPSEAPAATATPRPEKAGNAVVASPAKLMTN encoded by the coding sequence ATGAAAACAAGTGTTATTGAAATTCACGGTATGCTCTCAGTATTGAGTGTGGAGGAAGTGGAAGATCGGATTGGAAAGGTGCCGGGTGTCGAAAGCGTTACAGTGAATTACGCTGCGAAAAGCGCCACAGTACGCTACGACGAAACCCGGATAGAGGTCGCCGATATCAAATCAGGTGTGCGCCACCAAAGCGACCAAGAATCTGCGGTGTCTGCGCCTGCCGCACCCTTAGATGACGACTCCAAGGAAAAAATAAAAGCGGAAGTCCCTTTAGCGCCACCAGTCGTAAAACCGCCAGAGGAAAAAGTAAAGGCTGAAACTCAGCTGCCCGCAAGTGACGCAAAAGCAAAAGTTCCCGATATGCCAATGTCTAAAGCGTCCGCGGCGCCGAAGTCCGCCACTGCCGATCCTGCAGGCAAGGGCCACGAGGGTCACACAGCGCCGGGAGAGCCTTCCCCGATGTCATCGGATATGGCGCATGAGATGGGTCATAGCGGTAAGGACCTTCCGGCCATGGTCCGCGACATGCGCAATCGTTTTTGGATCTGCCTGATTTTTACTGTACCAATATTTATCTACGCCCCAAAGGGAGGCTTCTTCAAGCCGCCGGCTCCGCCGTTCGGGTTGGAGCTCAACCTATGGCTGTTTTTCTTTGCAAGCGCTGCGATTATCTATCCGAGTTGGCCTTTTTTTGTTTCCGCCTGGCGCGGTCTCAAGAAGGGTATCCTGGGCATGGCAGCTCTGATCGTGTTGAGTGTTGGTACTGGGTATCTCTTTAGTATTGGTAGTACCTTTTTCTTTAAGGGAGGCGGGCAATTCTTTGAAGCCGCAAGCGTCCTTTTGGTTTTCATCTTGCTTGGACACTGGCTGGAAATGCGTGCCCGTGCGGGAGCCTCGTCCGCGATCAATGCTCTGATGAATCTCACTCCGGCGATGGCGAATGTTATTCGTAATGGCACTGAAATTGAAGTTCCAACAGCAGAGGTGTTAGCAGACGAGATTGTCGTAATTCGGCCGGGTAACAAGATTCCAGTCGACGGCACGATAGAAACCGGTGAATCACTGGTCGATGAGTCAATGCTCACCGGCGAGTCGATGCCGGTCCAGAAGGGACCGGGTGCCACGGTGATTGGTGCGACGATCAACAAGAGCGGAAGCTTTCGCTACAAGGCAACAAAAGTCGGAGCTGACTCGGCGTTGGCGCAGATAGTAAAATTGGTACAGGAGGCGCAGAACTCAAAGGCACCGGCGCAACTCTTGGCAGATAAGGCCGCGCAATGGCTGGTGATTTCCGCGATCGTCATCGGTCTTGTGACCTTTGGGGTGTGGTTTTGGATGATCGGACAGTCGCTGCTCTTTGCGGTGACCCTGACCATCACAGTCTTCGTAATCGCTTGCCCAGATGCGTTGGGACTTGCAACGCCAATGGCAGTCATGGTGAGTACAGGTTTGGGTGCAAAAAATGGCATTTTGTTTAAGAACGCATCGGCGCTCGAAGATGCTACCAAGCTTAATATTATCGTGTTCGATAAGACGGGTACTCTTACCGTTGGTCAGCCGGAAGTAGTCGAGATCGTGACGGCAGACGGGGTTACCGAGGATGTAGTGTTGATCGCCGCCGCAGCCGTCGAGCAAGGGTCCGGTCATCCGCTGGCCCAGGCAATCGTACGTCGAGCGGCAAACCTTACTGTCACGCCACCGACAGGGTTCGAAAGTCTTGACGGTATGGGGGCGCGCGCTGAAACTGCTGGTGGAACGGTATTCCTTGGCAACCGGTTACTCATGGATACGCAAAAGCTGGCACTTGGTCCCTTGGAGGCTGAAGCTACTCGCTTACAGGGAGACGGTCGTACTGTCGTTCATGTATCGCAGGCCGGTCTTGTCATCGGACTCATAGGCATTGCCGATGCGATCAGACCAACGTCCAAGGCAGCCGTGGCAAAATTGCGCCAACGTAAAATCGAAGTAGTAATGTTGACCGGTGACAACGCAGTCACGGCCAAGCGTATTGCCGCGGATCTCGGCATCGATAGCATATTAGCTGATGTACTGCCGGCCCAGAAGGCCGAAAAGGTTAAGCAGTTGCAGGCAACCGGAAAAAAAGTCGGGATGGTGGCCGATGGTGTCAACGACGCGCCAGCGCTAACCCAAGCTAACGTGGGGTTTGCTATTGGTGCCGGAACCGATGTCGCCATGGAAAGTGCTGACGTAGTGCTAATGAAGAGTGACCCCTATGACATCGTTGCCGCGATTGAACTATCACGCGCGACATTGCGAAAGATGCATCAGAATCTTGGATGGGCGGTTGGCTACAATTTAATCGCGTTCCCGCTCGCCGCGGGTGTTTTATATCCATTCGTGTTGAGTCCGGAAGTCGCAGCGTTGTCGATGTCAGGCAGCACGCTGATCGTGGCGATCAATGCGCTGATGCTCAAGCGAACTAAACTGGCGGGCATTCGTCAGCCTGGTAAGATAGCGGCGCCCGGGACGCCTGACGTGGCAGCTAAGAAGCCAAGTGAAGCGCCTGCCGCAACGGCAACCCCGCGACCTGAAAAGGCAGGAAATGCCGTCGTAGCCTCTCCCGCAAAACTAATGACAAATTAA